CTCGTTCCAGCGATCCAGGTGGCGAAGCTTAACCCTGAGAATAGCGGCCTGAATAGCGTCAAGACGGCTATTCAGACCGACCTCGTCGTGATAGTAGGTAGTCCCTGCACCGTGGATCCTGAGCTTAGCGAGTCTGTCGGCGAGTGCCTGGTCCCTGGATACCACCATTCCACCGTCTCCACAGCACCCTAGGTTTTTCGTAGGGAAGAAGGAGAAACACCCCATGATACCGTAGGAACCGGAGCGAACGGGAGCCCCGTCGATCTTCCTCCAGGAGCCGAAGGACTGAGCGCAGTCCTCTATTATTGCGATACCTTTGCCCTCCAATTCGCCCCTCACCTTCTCAAGATGGACCATCTGTCCGAAGAGATGTACGGGAATAAAGGCCTTCGTCCTCTCGGTTACCTTCGACAGAACCGACTCGGCGGTTACGTTGTAGCTATCCCCGTCTATATCGGCAAAAACAGGTGTCGCCCCAAGCCTGGTTATGCAGCTGACGGTGGCGAAAAAAGAGTAAGGGGTTGTGATAACCTCGTCTCCAGGCTTGAGATCAAGGGCCATCAGGGCTAGGAGAAGGGCATCGCTGCCAGAAGCACATCCTATAGCCCTCGGGACCTCCAGATAACGCTCTACGTCCGACTCAAAAGCGGACAATGTAGGTCCCATTATGAAATACTGGCTCTCAAGGACCTCTTTTACAGCTACGTCGATCTCGTCCTTTATTCTGGCATAACCTCTTTTAAGGTCCAAGGTGGGAAGGGTTCTCTCGGTCATTTAATATCCTCCAATACTTGAGCTTTTCGTCTCAGAAAATGTGTCACACCATATTTATCCCCTGAAGAAGGTCTATTTTCTCACAGACCGAGGTTTTAAGGTATTAGGCTTCGTCGGAAAGTTTTAGGCAGGAAACCGATCGTCGAAGATGAGACCTCATGAGGTCCACGGCCAGAGAGGGGTCCCTCTTCTCCAGAGCTCCGATAATGGCCTTATGCTCACCTATAGTGGGGTTTTCGTCCTGCTCGTAAAAGGGATCGAAGAAAACCACATAGGCGTTGGTTCTGGCTAGGATATTCTCTATGTAGTCGCTCAAAATACGGTTACTGCTGGCCTCAGCGACAGTCCTATGAAACCCCTCGTAAGCCTCCAGATAGAACTCCAGGTTCTTCTCCTCCACAGCCCTGACCTCGTCGAGAATATATTCCTCCATCCTGCGAAGATGCTTATCCTGTACCTTTTCCGCCGCAGCTGACACCGAGAGGCATTCAAGCATCTCCCTGACTATGAAGGTATCCTCCATCTCCTTGGCGCTAGGAGACGCCAAGCGAGCCCCACTGTTGGGTATTATGATCACCAGCCCCTCGCTGGACAGCCTTCTGAGGGCCTCTCTGACTGGGGTTCTACTGACCCCCATCTGGACGGCCACGTTGACCTCCGGCAACCTCTGACCGGGCTTGAGCTGCTTTGTTATGATCTTGTGCCTGAGCTCCTGATAGGCGTAATCCGCTGACGTAGTGTATATCCTGGAATCTCTCATGATTGATCTCCCCCCACAAAAAGACAAATTGTACAATTGTCTTAATAGTACCATGAAGAAAAGAGATATACAATCTCGCATTGGAGCGCAAACGTAAAATCAGCTCGCGCTCCGCATCTTTATCTGGATTTAGAGGTTCCGTCGTTTTCGTAGTCCTCGAGGGATCTGCTGACCAACTTAGCCAGGGCTATCAGAGCCACCAGGTTCGGCAAGACCATCAGTCCGTTAAAGAGATCCGCCAACTGCCAGACAAGATCGACCTTAAGAGCCGACCCCATCACTATAAAGCACATAACCATAAGCCTGTAGGGCATTAGCCCCTT
The uncultured Dethiosulfovibrio sp. genome window above contains:
- a CDS encoding DegT/DnrJ/EryC1/StrS family aminotransferase, whose amino-acid sequence is MTERTLPTLDLKRGYARIKDEIDVAVKEVLESQYFIMGPTLSAFESDVERYLEVPRAIGCASGSDALLLALMALDLKPGDEVITTPYSFFATVSCITRLGATPVFADIDGDSYNVTAESVLSKVTERTKAFIPVHLFGQMVHLEKVRGELEGKGIAIIEDCAQSFGSWRKIDGAPVRSGSYGIMGCFSFFPTKNLGCCGDGGMVVSRDQALADRLAKLRIHGAGTTYYHDEVGLNSRLDAIQAAILRVKLRHLDRWNEERRAAADRYKLLFAEHDLLDLVTPPSEDEGNYHIYHQYVPRVEGDRDGLVTFLGEEGITSRVYYPVPLHLQRCFSFLGYGEGDCPESEKLSRQSIALPIFPELEADEQEWVVSTIARFYGRN
- a CDS encoding GntR family transcriptional regulator codes for the protein MRDSRIYTTSADYAYQELRHKIITKQLKPGQRLPEVNVAVQMGVSRTPVREALRRLSSEGLVIIIPNSGARLASPSAKEMEDTFIVREMLECLSVSAAAEKVQDKHLRRMEEYILDEVRAVEEKNLEFYLEAYEGFHRTVAEASSNRILSDYIENILARTNAYVVFFDPFYEQDENPTIGEHKAIIGALEKRDPSLAVDLMRSHLRRSVSCLKLSDEA